A window of Macrobrachium rosenbergii isolate ZJJX-2024 chromosome 15, ASM4041242v1, whole genome shotgun sequence contains these coding sequences:
- the fray gene encoding serine/threonine-protein kinase OSR1 isoform X9, producing MAGFSVDGQTTKTVRAQCSEEKHPVVEKISGGYDTVFPGIGATAVVHSALCIPRNEKCAIKRINLEKWNTSMDELLKEIQAMSLCHHENVVTYYTSFVVKEELWLVLKLLGGGSLLDIIKHRMKTSDCKHGVFEEPVIATALREVLKGLEYFHNNGQIHRDIKAGNILLGEDGVVQIADFGVSAWLSTGGDLSRQKSRHTFVGTPCWMAPEVMEQVSGYDFKADIWSFGITAIEMVTGTAPYHKYPPMKVLMLTLQNDPPTLETGAEEKDQYKNYGKAIRKMITDCLQKDPAKRPTAQELLKHPFFKKARDKKYLQSVLLQGGPSIEERVAKDEPILRRRQSRGRQPGTSGRLHRTQSGDWVWSSDEEGDKDEDGDQASTSSLESGSDKPTTEPQPDSNQSSQPEQQQQQQHPPSNEVPQPQPQPQPTQQTPTHPSPVVPPQTQQPPTVPLIQPVPPHQQMQQPQYQPQMVAQYPQSIAQQGYPPQYQPQVMAPQVPVQQQPMVPMHSQGQPVPPQQYAMQQIPPQTPVGVIPQQIPNMLSMTGIVQPLMAAPVAQGVPTSLPLGTAMPQGVQQVIPQGMPQIVPIASVPQVIGVPEGTGGYIAPPVQQQISVEGDPINLVLRVRNQKRELNDIRFEFTVGRDTSEGVASELVAAGLVDGRDLIVIAANLDKITQHPELGQNLTFRLNSESESTEVPDDKALIGFAQLTISD from the exons GTATTGGAGCCACAGCCGTTGTACATTCTGCATTATGTATCCCCCGCAACGAAAAATGTGCcatcaaaagaataaacctaGAAAAATGGAATACAAGTATGGATGAATTATTA AAAGAAATCCAAGCGATGTCATTGTGCCATCATGAAAATGTAGTGACTTATTACACATCATTTGTAGTTAAGGAAGAGCTGTGGCTTGTGTTAAAGCTCCTAGGTGGGGGATCTTTGCTTGATATCATCAAACATAG aatGAAGACATCAGATTGCAAGCATGGAGTGTTTGAAGAACCTGTGATTGCAACAGCATTACGAGAGGTGCTAAAAGGTCTTGAATACTTTCACAATAATGGCCAGATTCACAG AGACATCAAAGCGGGTAATATTTTATTGGGTGAAGATGGCGTTGTGCAGATAGCAGACTTTGGTGTGAGTGCATGGCTTTCAACTGGCGGAGATTTGTCTCGACAGAAGTCCCGACACACGTTTGTTGGAACGCCGTGTTGGATGGCGCCTGAAGTTATGGAACAG GTATCGGGGTATGATTTTAAGGCAGACATCTGGTCGTTTGGCATTACTGCAATAGAAATGGTGACTGGAACAGCGCCTTATCATAAATATCCCCCCATGAAGGTTCTAATGTTAACTCTACAAAATGACCCACCTACACTGGAGACAGGTGCTGAGGAAAAG gaccaatataaaaattatggaaaagcaATCCGGAAGATGATCACAGACTGTTTACAAAAGGATCCTGCGAAGCGACCCACTGCCCAGGAGCTATTAAAACATCCTTTTTTCAAAAAGGCCAGAGATAAAAAATATCTGCAGTCCGTGCTCTTGCAGGGCGGACCATCTATAGAGGAGAGAGTGGCCAAG GATGAACCCATATTAAGACGGAGG CAAAGTCGTGGACGGCAACCAGGTACATCTGGTCGGTTACATAGAACACAGAGTGGCGACTGGGTCTGGTCTAGTGATGAAGAAGGAGACAAGGATGAAGAT GGAGATCAGGCTTCAACTAGCAGTTTAGAAAGTGGGTCTGACAAGCCTACTACAGAGCCTCAGCCTGATTCCAATCAGTCATCACAgccagagcagcagcagcagcagcagcatcctcCATCAAATGAAGTTCCCCAgcctcaacctcaacctcaaccCACACAACAAACTCCAACCCATCCAAGTCCAGTGGTACCTCCCCAGACACAGCAGCCACCAACAGTCCCTTTAATACAACCAGTTCCTCCCCACCAACAAATGCAGCAACCTCAGTATCAGCCACAAATGGTAGCGCAGTATCCCCAGTCCATAGCACAACAAGGCTATCCTCCACAGTATCAGCCACAAGTCATGGCACCCCAGGTACCAGTACAACAGCAGCCTATGGTCCCCATGCATTCACAGGGTCAGCCAGTACCTCCTCAACAGTATGCCATGCAGCAGATTCCTCCACAAACTCCTGTTGGGGTTATACCACAACAG ATTCCAAATATGTTGTCCATGACAGGCATTGTACAACCTTTAATGGCAGCACCAGTTGCACAAGGAGTCCCTACAAGCTTACCTCTAGGTACTGCAATGCCCCAAGGTGTACAGCAGGTTATACCACAGGGTATGCCTCAAATTGTTCCCATAGCTAGTGTACCTCAGGTAATTGGTGTACCTGAAGGAACTGGGGGATATATTGCCCCTCCCGTCCAGCAACAGATTTCTGTTGAGGGTGATCCTATTAACTTGGTGCTAAGAGTAAG GAACCAGAAGAGAGAACTCAATGATATAAGATTTGAGTTCACGGTAGGGAGAGATACCTCAGAAGGTGTAGCATCTGAGCTAGTTGCAGCTGGTTTAGTTGATGGCAGAGACTTGATTGTTATTGCAGCCAATTTAGATAAAATAACTCAGCACCCAGAATTGGGTCAAAATCTAACATTTAGACTG AACTCGGAGAGTGAAAGCACTGAAGTTCCAGATGACAAGGCTTTGATAGGCTTTGCTCAGCTGACTATCTCAGACTGA
- the fray gene encoding serine/threonine-protein kinase OSR1 isoform X8, which produces MPPGSPGTYRKKSASVDLPAALQQLPRPHRGSISGESKMAEDKPWPNTKEDYELREVIGIGATAVVHSALCIPRNEKCAIKRINLEKWNTSMDELLKEIQAMSLCHHENVVTYYTSFVVKEELWLVLKLLGGGSLLDIIKHRMKTSDCKHGVFEEPVIATALREVLKGLEYFHNNGQIHRDIKAGNILLGEDGVVQIADFGVSAWLSTGGDLSRQKSRHTFVGTPCWMAPEVMEQVSGYDFKADIWSFGITAIEMVTGTAPYHKYPPMKVLMLTLQNDPPTLETGAEEKDQYKNYGKAIRKMITDCLQKDPAKRPTAQELLKHPFFKKARDKKYLQSVLLQGGPSIEERVAKQSRGRQPGTSGRLHRTQSGDWVWSSDEEGDKDEDGDQASTSSLESGSDKPTTEPQPDSNQSSQPEQQQQQQHPPSNEVPQPQPQPQPTQQTPTHPSPVVPPQTQQPPTVPLIQPVPPHQQMQQPQYQPQMVAQYPQSIAQQGYPPQYQPQVMAPQVPVQQQPMVPMHSQGQPVPPQQYAMQQIPPQTPVGVIPQQIPNMLSMTGIVQPLMAAPVAQGVPTSLPLGTAMPQGVQQVIPQGMPQIVPIASVPQVIGVPEGTGGYIAPPVQQQISVEGDPINLVLRVRNQKRELNDIRFEFTVGRDTSEGVASELVAAGLVDGRDLIVIAANLDKITQHPELGQNLTFRLNSESESTEVPDDKALIGFAQLTISD; this is translated from the exons GTATTGGAGCCACAGCCGTTGTACATTCTGCATTATGTATCCCCCGCAACGAAAAATGTGCcatcaaaagaataaacctaGAAAAATGGAATACAAGTATGGATGAATTATTA AAAGAAATCCAAGCGATGTCATTGTGCCATCATGAAAATGTAGTGACTTATTACACATCATTTGTAGTTAAGGAAGAGCTGTGGCTTGTGTTAAAGCTCCTAGGTGGGGGATCTTTGCTTGATATCATCAAACATAG aatGAAGACATCAGATTGCAAGCATGGAGTGTTTGAAGAACCTGTGATTGCAACAGCATTACGAGAGGTGCTAAAAGGTCTTGAATACTTTCACAATAATGGCCAGATTCACAG AGACATCAAAGCGGGTAATATTTTATTGGGTGAAGATGGCGTTGTGCAGATAGCAGACTTTGGTGTGAGTGCATGGCTTTCAACTGGCGGAGATTTGTCTCGACAGAAGTCCCGACACACGTTTGTTGGAACGCCGTGTTGGATGGCGCCTGAAGTTATGGAACAG GTATCGGGGTATGATTTTAAGGCAGACATCTGGTCGTTTGGCATTACTGCAATAGAAATGGTGACTGGAACAGCGCCTTATCATAAATATCCCCCCATGAAGGTTCTAATGTTAACTCTACAAAATGACCCACCTACACTGGAGACAGGTGCTGAGGAAAAG gaccaatataaaaattatggaaaagcaATCCGGAAGATGATCACAGACTGTTTACAAAAGGATCCTGCGAAGCGACCCACTGCCCAGGAGCTATTAAAACATCCTTTTTTCAAAAAGGCCAGAGATAAAAAATATCTGCAGTCCGTGCTCTTGCAGGGCGGACCATCTATAGAGGAGAGAGTGGCCAAG CAAAGTCGTGGACGGCAACCAGGTACATCTGGTCGGTTACATAGAACACAGAGTGGCGACTGGGTCTGGTCTAGTGATGAAGAAGGAGACAAGGATGAAGAT GGAGATCAGGCTTCAACTAGCAGTTTAGAAAGTGGGTCTGACAAGCCTACTACAGAGCCTCAGCCTGATTCCAATCAGTCATCACAgccagagcagcagcagcagcagcagcatcctcCATCAAATGAAGTTCCCCAgcctcaacctcaacctcaaccCACACAACAAACTCCAACCCATCCAAGTCCAGTGGTACCTCCCCAGACACAGCAGCCACCAACAGTCCCTTTAATACAACCAGTTCCTCCCCACCAACAAATGCAGCAACCTCAGTATCAGCCACAAATGGTAGCGCAGTATCCCCAGTCCATAGCACAACAAGGCTATCCTCCACAGTATCAGCCACAAGTCATGGCACCCCAGGTACCAGTACAACAGCAGCCTATGGTCCCCATGCATTCACAGGGTCAGCCAGTACCTCCTCAACAGTATGCCATGCAGCAGATTCCTCCACAAACTCCTGTTGGGGTTATACCACAACAG ATTCCAAATATGTTGTCCATGACAGGCATTGTACAACCTTTAATGGCAGCACCAGTTGCACAAGGAGTCCCTACAAGCTTACCTCTAGGTACTGCAATGCCCCAAGGTGTACAGCAGGTTATACCACAGGGTATGCCTCAAATTGTTCCCATAGCTAGTGTACCTCAGGTAATTGGTGTACCTGAAGGAACTGGGGGATATATTGCCCCTCCCGTCCAGCAACAGATTTCTGTTGAGGGTGATCCTATTAACTTGGTGCTAAGAGTAAG GAACCAGAAGAGAGAACTCAATGATATAAGATTTGAGTTCACGGTAGGGAGAGATACCTCAGAAGGTGTAGCATCTGAGCTAGTTGCAGCTGGTTTAGTTGATGGCAGAGACTTGATTGTTATTGCAGCCAATTTAGATAAAATAACTCAGCACCCAGAATTGGGTCAAAATCTAACATTTAGACTG AACTCGGAGAGTGAAAGCACTGAAGTTCCAGATGACAAGGCTTTGATAGGCTTTGCTCAGCTGACTATCTCAGACTGA
- the fray gene encoding serine/threonine-protein kinase OSR1 isoform X7, with protein MPPGSPGTYRKKSASVDLPAALQQLPRPHRGSISGESKMAEDKPWPNTKEDYELREVIGIGATAVVHSALCIPRNEKCAIKRINLEKWNTSMDELLKEIQAMSLCHHENVVTYYTSFVVKEELWLVLKLLGGGSLLDIIKHRMKTSDCKHGVFEEPVIATALREVLKGLEYFHNNGQIHRDIKAGNILLGEDGVVQIADFGVSAWLSTGGDLSRQKSRHTFVGTPCWMAPEVMEQVSGYDFKADIWSFGITAIEMVTGTAPYHKYPPMKVLMLTLQNDPPTLETGAEEKDQYKNYGKAIRKMITDCLQKDPAKRPTAQELLKHPFFKKARDKKYLQSVLLQGGPSIEERVAKDEPILRRRQSRGRQPGTSGRLHRTQSGDWVWSSDEEGDKDEDGDQASTSSLESGSDKPTTEPQPDSNQSSQPEQQQQQQHPPSNEVPQPQPQPQPTQQTPTHPSPVVPPQTQQPPTVPLIQPVPPHQQMQQPQYQPQMVAQYPQSIAQQGYPPQYQPQVMAPQVPVQQQPMVPMHSQGQPVPPQQYAMQQIPPQTPVGVIPQQIPNMLSMTGIVQPLMAAPVAQGVPTSLPLGTAMPQGVQQVIPQGMPQIVPIASVPQVIGVPEGTGGYIAPPVQQQISVEGDPINLVLRVRNQKRELNDIRFEFTVGRDTSEGVASELVAAGLVDGRDLIVIAANLDKITQHPELGQNLTFRLNSESESTEVPDDKALIGFAQLTISD; from the exons GTATTGGAGCCACAGCCGTTGTACATTCTGCATTATGTATCCCCCGCAACGAAAAATGTGCcatcaaaagaataaacctaGAAAAATGGAATACAAGTATGGATGAATTATTA AAAGAAATCCAAGCGATGTCATTGTGCCATCATGAAAATGTAGTGACTTATTACACATCATTTGTAGTTAAGGAAGAGCTGTGGCTTGTGTTAAAGCTCCTAGGTGGGGGATCTTTGCTTGATATCATCAAACATAG aatGAAGACATCAGATTGCAAGCATGGAGTGTTTGAAGAACCTGTGATTGCAACAGCATTACGAGAGGTGCTAAAAGGTCTTGAATACTTTCACAATAATGGCCAGATTCACAG AGACATCAAAGCGGGTAATATTTTATTGGGTGAAGATGGCGTTGTGCAGATAGCAGACTTTGGTGTGAGTGCATGGCTTTCAACTGGCGGAGATTTGTCTCGACAGAAGTCCCGACACACGTTTGTTGGAACGCCGTGTTGGATGGCGCCTGAAGTTATGGAACAG GTATCGGGGTATGATTTTAAGGCAGACATCTGGTCGTTTGGCATTACTGCAATAGAAATGGTGACTGGAACAGCGCCTTATCATAAATATCCCCCCATGAAGGTTCTAATGTTAACTCTACAAAATGACCCACCTACACTGGAGACAGGTGCTGAGGAAAAG gaccaatataaaaattatggaaaagcaATCCGGAAGATGATCACAGACTGTTTACAAAAGGATCCTGCGAAGCGACCCACTGCCCAGGAGCTATTAAAACATCCTTTTTTCAAAAAGGCCAGAGATAAAAAATATCTGCAGTCCGTGCTCTTGCAGGGCGGACCATCTATAGAGGAGAGAGTGGCCAAG GATGAACCCATATTAAGACGGAGG CAAAGTCGTGGACGGCAACCAGGTACATCTGGTCGGTTACATAGAACACAGAGTGGCGACTGGGTCTGGTCTAGTGATGAAGAAGGAGACAAGGATGAAGAT GGAGATCAGGCTTCAACTAGCAGTTTAGAAAGTGGGTCTGACAAGCCTACTACAGAGCCTCAGCCTGATTCCAATCAGTCATCACAgccagagcagcagcagcagcagcagcatcctcCATCAAATGAAGTTCCCCAgcctcaacctcaacctcaaccCACACAACAAACTCCAACCCATCCAAGTCCAGTGGTACCTCCCCAGACACAGCAGCCACCAACAGTCCCTTTAATACAACCAGTTCCTCCCCACCAACAAATGCAGCAACCTCAGTATCAGCCACAAATGGTAGCGCAGTATCCCCAGTCCATAGCACAACAAGGCTATCCTCCACAGTATCAGCCACAAGTCATGGCACCCCAGGTACCAGTACAACAGCAGCCTATGGTCCCCATGCATTCACAGGGTCAGCCAGTACCTCCTCAACAGTATGCCATGCAGCAGATTCCTCCACAAACTCCTGTTGGGGTTATACCACAACAG ATTCCAAATATGTTGTCCATGACAGGCATTGTACAACCTTTAATGGCAGCACCAGTTGCACAAGGAGTCCCTACAAGCTTACCTCTAGGTACTGCAATGCCCCAAGGTGTACAGCAGGTTATACCACAGGGTATGCCTCAAATTGTTCCCATAGCTAGTGTACCTCAGGTAATTGGTGTACCTGAAGGAACTGGGGGATATATTGCCCCTCCCGTCCAGCAACAGATTTCTGTTGAGGGTGATCCTATTAACTTGGTGCTAAGAGTAAG GAACCAGAAGAGAGAACTCAATGATATAAGATTTGAGTTCACGGTAGGGAGAGATACCTCAGAAGGTGTAGCATCTGAGCTAGTTGCAGCTGGTTTAGTTGATGGCAGAGACTTGATTGTTATTGCAGCCAATTTAGATAAAATAACTCAGCACCCAGAATTGGGTCAAAATCTAACATTTAGACTG AACTCGGAGAGTGAAAGCACTGAAGTTCCAGATGACAAGGCTTTGATAGGCTTTGCTCAGCTGACTATCTCAGACTGA
- the fray gene encoding serine/threonine-protein kinase OSR1 isoform X6: protein MKITPGLMPPGSPGTYRKKSASVDLPAALQQLPRPHRGSISGESKMAEDKPWPNTKEDYELREVIGIGATAVVHSALCIPRNEKCAIKRINLEKWNTSMDELLKEIQAMSLCHHENVVTYYTSFVVKEELWLVLKLLGGGSLLDIIKHRMKTSDCKHGVFEEPVIATALREVLKGLEYFHNNGQIHRDIKAGNILLGEDGVVQIADFGVSAWLSTGGDLSRQKSRHTFVGTPCWMAPEVMEQVSGYDFKADIWSFGITAIEMVTGTAPYHKYPPMKVLMLTLQNDPPTLETGAEEKDQYKNYGKAIRKMITDCLQKDPAKRPTAQELLKHPFFKKARDKKYLQSVLLQGGPSIEERVAKDEPILRRRQSRGRQPGTSGRLHRTQSGDWVWSSDEEGDKDEDGDQASTSSLESGSDKPTTEPQPDSNQSSQPEQQQQQQHPPSNEVPQPQPQPQPTQQTPTHPSPVVPPQTQQPPTVPLIQPVPPHQQMQQPQYQPQMVAQYPQSIAQQGYPPQYQPQVMAPQVPVQQQPMVPMHSQGQPVPPQQYAMQQIPPQTPVGVIPQQIPNMLSMTGIVQPLMAAPVAQGVPTSLPLGTAMPQGVQQVIPQGMPQIVPIASVPQVIGVPEGTGGYIAPPVQQQISVEGDPINLVLRVRNQKRELNDIRFEFTVGRDTSEGVASELVAAGLVDGRDLIVIAANLDKITQHPELGQNLTFRLNSESESTEVPDDKALIGFAQLTISD from the exons GTATTGGAGCCACAGCCGTTGTACATTCTGCATTATGTATCCCCCGCAACGAAAAATGTGCcatcaaaagaataaacctaGAAAAATGGAATACAAGTATGGATGAATTATTA AAAGAAATCCAAGCGATGTCATTGTGCCATCATGAAAATGTAGTGACTTATTACACATCATTTGTAGTTAAGGAAGAGCTGTGGCTTGTGTTAAAGCTCCTAGGTGGGGGATCTTTGCTTGATATCATCAAACATAG aatGAAGACATCAGATTGCAAGCATGGAGTGTTTGAAGAACCTGTGATTGCAACAGCATTACGAGAGGTGCTAAAAGGTCTTGAATACTTTCACAATAATGGCCAGATTCACAG AGACATCAAAGCGGGTAATATTTTATTGGGTGAAGATGGCGTTGTGCAGATAGCAGACTTTGGTGTGAGTGCATGGCTTTCAACTGGCGGAGATTTGTCTCGACAGAAGTCCCGACACACGTTTGTTGGAACGCCGTGTTGGATGGCGCCTGAAGTTATGGAACAG GTATCGGGGTATGATTTTAAGGCAGACATCTGGTCGTTTGGCATTACTGCAATAGAAATGGTGACTGGAACAGCGCCTTATCATAAATATCCCCCCATGAAGGTTCTAATGTTAACTCTACAAAATGACCCACCTACACTGGAGACAGGTGCTGAGGAAAAG gaccaatataaaaattatggaaaagcaATCCGGAAGATGATCACAGACTGTTTACAAAAGGATCCTGCGAAGCGACCCACTGCCCAGGAGCTATTAAAACATCCTTTTTTCAAAAAGGCCAGAGATAAAAAATATCTGCAGTCCGTGCTCTTGCAGGGCGGACCATCTATAGAGGAGAGAGTGGCCAAG GATGAACCCATATTAAGACGGAGG CAAAGTCGTGGACGGCAACCAGGTACATCTGGTCGGTTACATAGAACACAGAGTGGCGACTGGGTCTGGTCTAGTGATGAAGAAGGAGACAAGGATGAAGAT GGAGATCAGGCTTCAACTAGCAGTTTAGAAAGTGGGTCTGACAAGCCTACTACAGAGCCTCAGCCTGATTCCAATCAGTCATCACAgccagagcagcagcagcagcagcagcatcctcCATCAAATGAAGTTCCCCAgcctcaacctcaacctcaaccCACACAACAAACTCCAACCCATCCAAGTCCAGTGGTACCTCCCCAGACACAGCAGCCACCAACAGTCCCTTTAATACAACCAGTTCCTCCCCACCAACAAATGCAGCAACCTCAGTATCAGCCACAAATGGTAGCGCAGTATCCCCAGTCCATAGCACAACAAGGCTATCCTCCACAGTATCAGCCACAAGTCATGGCACCCCAGGTACCAGTACAACAGCAGCCTATGGTCCCCATGCATTCACAGGGTCAGCCAGTACCTCCTCAACAGTATGCCATGCAGCAGATTCCTCCACAAACTCCTGTTGGGGTTATACCACAACAG ATTCCAAATATGTTGTCCATGACAGGCATTGTACAACCTTTAATGGCAGCACCAGTTGCACAAGGAGTCCCTACAAGCTTACCTCTAGGTACTGCAATGCCCCAAGGTGTACAGCAGGTTATACCACAGGGTATGCCTCAAATTGTTCCCATAGCTAGTGTACCTCAGGTAATTGGTGTACCTGAAGGAACTGGGGGATATATTGCCCCTCCCGTCCAGCAACAGATTTCTGTTGAGGGTGATCCTATTAACTTGGTGCTAAGAGTAAG GAACCAGAAGAGAGAACTCAATGATATAAGATTTGAGTTCACGGTAGGGAGAGATACCTCAGAAGGTGTAGCATCTGAGCTAGTTGCAGCTGGTTTAGTTGATGGCAGAGACTTGATTGTTATTGCAGCCAATTTAGATAAAATAACTCAGCACCCAGAATTGGGTCAAAATCTAACATTTAGACTG AACTCGGAGAGTGAAAGCACTGAAGTTCCAGATGACAAGGCTTTGATAGGCTTTGCTCAGCTGACTATCTCAGACTGA